A region from the Arvicola amphibius chromosome 12, mArvAmp1.2, whole genome shotgun sequence genome encodes:
- the Ca11 gene encoding carbonic anhydrase-related protein 11 isoform X1, producing MGGAARLSAPQALVLWAALGAAAHIGPAPDPEDWWSYKENLQGNFVPGPPFWGLVNAAWSLCAVGKRQSPVDVELKRVLYDPFLPPLRLSTGGEKLRGTLYNTGRHVSFLPAPRPVVNVSGGPLLYSHRLSELRLLFGSRDGAGSEHQINHQGFSAEVQLIHFNQELYGNLSAASRGPNGLAILSLFVNVAGSSNPFLSRLLNRDTITRISYKNDAYFLQDLSLELLFPDSFGFITYQGSLSTPPCSETVTWILIDRALNITSLQMHSLRLLSQNPPSQIFQSLSGNGRPLQPLAHRALRGNRDPRHPERRCRGPNYRLHGMLQVYSPSRYSPHYSRAICGTHSSVLSPSPHGDTCFPCGTITYSSMPSAYQHFPRWYDPSHVFTNGMTLLMARVLSWLSPFSKSAWYNPSVFFTAPGNLLNRVPWYSPVSHFFPLRVQQPLRRPA from the exons ATGGGGGGTGCGGCTCGCCTGAGCGCCCCTCAAGCGCTGGTACTCTGGGCCGCATTGGGAGCGGCAG CTCACATCGGACCTGCACCTGATCCCGAGGACTGGTGGAGCTACAAGGAGAATCTCCAGGGAAACTTCGTGCCAG GGCCTCCCTTCTGGGGCCTGGTGAACGCTGCCTGGAGCCTATGCGCTGTGGGAAAGCGGCAGAGCCCCGTGGATGTGGAGCTGAAGCGGGTTCTTTACGACCCTTTTCTGCCCCCACTCAGGCTCAGCACCGGGGGAGAAAAG CTCCGGGGAACCTTGTACAACACTGGCCGCCATGTCTCCTTCCTACCTGCACCCCGCCCTGTGGTCAACGTGTCTGGGGGTCCTCTTCTTTATAGCCACCGGCTCAGTGAACTTCGGCTGCTGTTTGGATCTCGAGATGGGGCTGGCTCTGAACACCAGATCAACCACCAGGGCTTCTCTGCTGAG GTGCAGCTAATTCACTTCAACCAAGAACTCTACGGGAATCTCAGTGCCGCCTCAAGGGGCCCCAATGGCCTGGCTATTCTCAGCCTCTTTGTCAAT GTGGCTGGCAGCTCCAACCCATTCCTCAGTCGCCTCCTCAACCGGGACACCATCACCCGAATCTCCTACAAGA ATGATGCCTACTTTCTTCAAGACCTGAGCCTGGAGCTCCTGTTTCCAGACTCCTTTGGCTTCATCACCTATCAGGGCTCTCTCAGCACTCCACCATGCTCCGAGACTGTCACCTGGATCCTCATCGACAGGGCTCTCAATATCACTTCCCTCCAg ATGCACTCCCTGAGGCTCCTGAGCCAGAACCCCCCATCCCAGATCTTCCAGAGCCTCAGCGGTAATGGCCGGCCCCTGCAGCCCTTGGCCCACAGAGCCTTGAGGGGCAACAGGGACCCCCGGCACCCCGAGAGGCGCTGCCGAGGCCCCAACTATCGCCTGCATGGTATGCTTCAAGTGTACTCTCCTTCTCGATACAGTCCACATTATTCCAGGGCTATCTGTGGGACACATTCCTcagtcctttctccctctccccacggAGACACCTGTtttccttgtggtacaattacaTACTCATCCATGCCCTCTGCCTACCAGCACTTTCCAAGATGGTACGATCCAAGTCACGTGTTTACAAATGGTATGACCCTACTTATGGCTAGAGTCTTGTCTTGGCTATCCCCTTTCTCAAAATCAGCGTGGTACAATCCCTCTGTCTTCTTCACTGCCCCCGGAAATCTTCTCAACAGGGTACCATGGTACAGTCCAGTTTCCCATTTTTTCCCCCTTCGTGTACAACAACCTTTACGCAGACCAGCCTAA
- the Ca11 gene encoding carbonic anhydrase-related protein 11 isoform X4: protein MGGAARLSAPQALVLWAALGAAAHIGPAPDPEDWWSYKENLQGNFVPGPPFWGLVNAAWSLCAVGKRQSPVDVELKRVLYDPFLPPLRLSTGGEKLRGTLYNTGRHVSFLPAPRPVVNVSGGPLLYSHRLSELRLLFGSRDGAGSEHQINHQGFSAEVQLIHFNQELYGNLSAASRGPNGLAILSLFVNVAGSSNPFLSRLLNRDTITRISYKNDAYFLQDLSLELLFPDSFGFITYQGSLSTPPCSETVTWILIDRALNITSLQMHSLRLLSQNPPSQIFQSLSGNGRPLQPLAHRALRGNRDPRHPERRCRGPNYRLHVDGGPHGR, encoded by the exons ATGGGGGGTGCGGCTCGCCTGAGCGCCCCTCAAGCGCTGGTACTCTGGGCCGCATTGGGAGCGGCAG CTCACATCGGACCTGCACCTGATCCCGAGGACTGGTGGAGCTACAAGGAGAATCTCCAGGGAAACTTCGTGCCAG GGCCTCCCTTCTGGGGCCTGGTGAACGCTGCCTGGAGCCTATGCGCTGTGGGAAAGCGGCAGAGCCCCGTGGATGTGGAGCTGAAGCGGGTTCTTTACGACCCTTTTCTGCCCCCACTCAGGCTCAGCACCGGGGGAGAAAAG CTCCGGGGAACCTTGTACAACACTGGCCGCCATGTCTCCTTCCTACCTGCACCCCGCCCTGTGGTCAACGTGTCTGGGGGTCCTCTTCTTTATAGCCACCGGCTCAGTGAACTTCGGCTGCTGTTTGGATCTCGAGATGGGGCTGGCTCTGAACACCAGATCAACCACCAGGGCTTCTCTGCTGAG GTGCAGCTAATTCACTTCAACCAAGAACTCTACGGGAATCTCAGTGCCGCCTCAAGGGGCCCCAATGGCCTGGCTATTCTCAGCCTCTTTGTCAAT GTGGCTGGCAGCTCCAACCCATTCCTCAGTCGCCTCCTCAACCGGGACACCATCACCCGAATCTCCTACAAGA ATGATGCCTACTTTCTTCAAGACCTGAGCCTGGAGCTCCTGTTTCCAGACTCCTTTGGCTTCATCACCTATCAGGGCTCTCTCAGCACTCCACCATGCTCCGAGACTGTCACCTGGATCCTCATCGACAGGGCTCTCAATATCACTTCCCTCCAg ATGCACTCCCTGAGGCTCCTGAGCCAGAACCCCCCATCCCAGATCTTCCAGAGCCTCAGCGGTAATGGCCGGCCCCTGCAGCCCTTGGCCCACAGAGCCTTGAGGGGCAACAGGGACCCCCGGCACCCCGAGAGGCGCTGCCGAGGCCCCAACTATCGCCTGCATG TGGACGGTGGTCCTCATGGTCGCTGA
- the Ca11 gene encoding carbonic anhydrase-related protein 11 isoform X3, with the protein MRISSRPPFWGLVNAAWSLCAVGKRQSPVDVELKRVLYDPFLPPLRLSTGGEKLRGTLYNTGRHVSFLPAPRPVVNVSGGPLLYSHRLSELRLLFGSRDGAGSEHQINHQGFSAEVQLIHFNQELYGNLSAASRGPNGLAILSLFVNVAGSSNPFLSRLLNRDTITRISYKNDAYFLQDLSLELLFPDSFGFITYQGSLSTPPCSETVTWILIDRALNITSLQMHSLRLLSQNPPSQIFQSLSGNGRPLQPLAHRALRGNRDPRHPERRCRGPNYRLHGMLQVYSPSRYSPHYSRAICGTHSSVLSPSPHGDTCFPCGTITYSSMPSAYQHFPRWYDPSHVFTNGMTLLMARVLSWLSPFSKSAWYNPSVFFTAPGNLLNRVPWYSPVSHFFPLRVQQPLRRPA; encoded by the exons ATGCGCATTTCAAGTA GGCCTCCCTTCTGGGGCCTGGTGAACGCTGCCTGGAGCCTATGCGCTGTGGGAAAGCGGCAGAGCCCCGTGGATGTGGAGCTGAAGCGGGTTCTTTACGACCCTTTTCTGCCCCCACTCAGGCTCAGCACCGGGGGAGAAAAG CTCCGGGGAACCTTGTACAACACTGGCCGCCATGTCTCCTTCCTACCTGCACCCCGCCCTGTGGTCAACGTGTCTGGGGGTCCTCTTCTTTATAGCCACCGGCTCAGTGAACTTCGGCTGCTGTTTGGATCTCGAGATGGGGCTGGCTCTGAACACCAGATCAACCACCAGGGCTTCTCTGCTGAG GTGCAGCTAATTCACTTCAACCAAGAACTCTACGGGAATCTCAGTGCCGCCTCAAGGGGCCCCAATGGCCTGGCTATTCTCAGCCTCTTTGTCAAT GTGGCTGGCAGCTCCAACCCATTCCTCAGTCGCCTCCTCAACCGGGACACCATCACCCGAATCTCCTACAAGA ATGATGCCTACTTTCTTCAAGACCTGAGCCTGGAGCTCCTGTTTCCAGACTCCTTTGGCTTCATCACCTATCAGGGCTCTCTCAGCACTCCACCATGCTCCGAGACTGTCACCTGGATCCTCATCGACAGGGCTCTCAATATCACTTCCCTCCAg ATGCACTCCCTGAGGCTCCTGAGCCAGAACCCCCCATCCCAGATCTTCCAGAGCCTCAGCGGTAATGGCCGGCCCCTGCAGCCCTTGGCCCACAGAGCCTTGAGGGGCAACAGGGACCCCCGGCACCCCGAGAGGCGCTGCCGAGGCCCCAACTATCGCCTGCATGGTATGCTTCAAGTGTACTCTCCTTCTCGATACAGTCCACATTATTCCAGGGCTATCTGTGGGACACATTCCTcagtcctttctccctctccccacggAGACACCTGTtttccttgtggtacaattacaTACTCATCCATGCCCTCTGCCTACCAGCACTTTCCAAGATGGTACGATCCAAGTCACGTGTTTACAAATGGTATGACCCTACTTATGGCTAGAGTCTTGTCTTGGCTATCCCCTTTCTCAAAATCAGCGTGGTACAATCCCTCTGTCTTCTTCACTGCCCCCGGAAATCTTCTCAACAGGGTACCATGGTACAGTCCAGTTTCCCATTTTTTCCCCCTTCGTGTACAACAACCTTTACGCAGACCAGCCTAA
- the Ca11 gene encoding carbonic anhydrase-related protein 11 isoform X2, with protein MPSFFRRVGYPCPSPTQQVLTGNQFISVPTGPPFWGLVNAAWSLCAVGKRQSPVDVELKRVLYDPFLPPLRLSTGGEKLRGTLYNTGRHVSFLPAPRPVVNVSGGPLLYSHRLSELRLLFGSRDGAGSEHQINHQGFSAEVQLIHFNQELYGNLSAASRGPNGLAILSLFVNVAGSSNPFLSRLLNRDTITRISYKNDAYFLQDLSLELLFPDSFGFITYQGSLSTPPCSETVTWILIDRALNITSLQMHSLRLLSQNPPSQIFQSLSGNGRPLQPLAHRALRGNRDPRHPERRCRGPNYRLHGMLQVYSPSRYSPHYSRAICGTHSSVLSPSPHGDTCFPCGTITYSSMPSAYQHFPRWYDPSHVFTNGMTLLMARVLSWLSPFSKSAWYNPSVFFTAPGNLLNRVPWYSPVSHFFPLRVQQPLRRPA; from the exons ATGCCCTCTTTCTTCAGACGGGTTGGTTATCCCTGCCCCAGTCCAACACAGCAGGTCCTGACCGGGAACCAGTTTATTTCTGTTCCCACAGGGCCTCCCTTCTGGGGCCTGGTGAACGCTGCCTGGAGCCTATGCGCTGTGGGAAAGCGGCAGAGCCCCGTGGATGTGGAGCTGAAGCGGGTTCTTTACGACCCTTTTCTGCCCCCACTCAGGCTCAGCACCGGGGGAGAAAAG CTCCGGGGAACCTTGTACAACACTGGCCGCCATGTCTCCTTCCTACCTGCACCCCGCCCTGTGGTCAACGTGTCTGGGGGTCCTCTTCTTTATAGCCACCGGCTCAGTGAACTTCGGCTGCTGTTTGGATCTCGAGATGGGGCTGGCTCTGAACACCAGATCAACCACCAGGGCTTCTCTGCTGAG GTGCAGCTAATTCACTTCAACCAAGAACTCTACGGGAATCTCAGTGCCGCCTCAAGGGGCCCCAATGGCCTGGCTATTCTCAGCCTCTTTGTCAAT GTGGCTGGCAGCTCCAACCCATTCCTCAGTCGCCTCCTCAACCGGGACACCATCACCCGAATCTCCTACAAGA ATGATGCCTACTTTCTTCAAGACCTGAGCCTGGAGCTCCTGTTTCCAGACTCCTTTGGCTTCATCACCTATCAGGGCTCTCTCAGCACTCCACCATGCTCCGAGACTGTCACCTGGATCCTCATCGACAGGGCTCTCAATATCACTTCCCTCCAg ATGCACTCCCTGAGGCTCCTGAGCCAGAACCCCCCATCCCAGATCTTCCAGAGCCTCAGCGGTAATGGCCGGCCCCTGCAGCCCTTGGCCCACAGAGCCTTGAGGGGCAACAGGGACCCCCGGCACCCCGAGAGGCGCTGCCGAGGCCCCAACTATCGCCTGCATGGTATGCTTCAAGTGTACTCTCCTTCTCGATACAGTCCACATTATTCCAGGGCTATCTGTGGGACACATTCCTcagtcctttctccctctccccacggAGACACCTGTtttccttgtggtacaattacaTACTCATCCATGCCCTCTGCCTACCAGCACTTTCCAAGATGGTACGATCCAAGTCACGTGTTTACAAATGGTATGACCCTACTTATGGCTAGAGTCTTGTCTTGGCTATCCCCTTTCTCAAAATCAGCGTGGTACAATCCCTCTGTCTTCTTCACTGCCCCCGGAAATCTTCTCAACAGGGTACCATGGTACAGTCCAGTTTCCCATTTTTTCCCCCTTCGTGTACAACAACCTTTACGCAGACCAGCCTAA
- the LOC119802539 gene encoding D site-binding protein isoform X2: MARPLSDRTPGPLLLGGPAGAPPGGGALLGLRSLLQGTSKPKEPASCLPSRDTPSPVDPDSVEVLMTFEPDPADLALSSIPGHETFDPRRHRFSEEELKPQPIMKKARKVQVPEEQKDEKYWSRRYKNNEAAKRSRDARRLKENQISVRAAFLEKENALLRQEVVAVRQELSHYRAVLSRYQAQHGTL; the protein is encoded by the exons ATGGCGCGGCCTCTGAGCGACAGGACCCCGGGCCCCCTGCTGTTGGGAGGCCCGGCCGGGGCCCCCCCTGGCGGGGGAGCGTTGCTTGGGCTGCGGAGCCTTCTGCAGGGGACCAGCAAGCCCAAAGAGCCGGCCAGCT GCTTGCCCTCTAGGGACACACCCAGTCCTGTGGACCCAGACTCCGTGGAGGTGCTAATGACCTTTGAACCTGATCCAGCTGACCTTGCCCTGTCAAGCATTCCAGGCCATGAGACTTTTGACCCTCGGAGACACCGCTTCTCAGAGGAGGAACTGAAGCCTCAGCCAATCATGAAGAAGGCAAGGAAAGTCCAGGTGCCTGAGGAACAGAAG GATGAGAAGTATTGGAGCCGGAGGTACAAGAACAATGAGGCAGCCAAGAGGTCTCGAGATGCACGAAGACTCAAAGAGAATCAGATATCAGTGCGGGCAGCTTTCCTGGAGAAGGAGAATGCCCTATTGCGGCAGGAGGTGGTGGCTGTGCGGCAGGAACTGTCGCATTACCGCGCTGTGCTTTCACGCTACCAGGCCCAGCATGGGACACTGTGA
- the LOC119802539 gene encoding D site-binding protein isoform X1, producing MARPLSDRTPGPLLLGGPAGAPPGGGALLGLRSLLQGTSKPKEPASCLLKEKERKATLPSAPVPPPGLETAGPADAPTGAVGGGGSPRGRSGPAAGPSLFAPLLWERTLPFGDVEYVDLDAFLLEHGLPPSPPPPGALSPAPSPARTPAPSPGPGSCGSSSPRSSPGHAPARATLGAAGGHRAGLPSRDTPSPVDPDSVEVLMTFEPDPADLALSSIPGHETFDPRRHRFSEEELKPQPIMKKARKVQVPEEQKDEKYWSRRYKNNEAAKRSRDARRLKENQISVRAAFLEKENALLRQEVVAVRQELSHYRAVLSRYQAQHGTL from the exons ATGGCGCGGCCTCTGAGCGACAGGACCCCGGGCCCCCTGCTGTTGGGAGGCCCGGCCGGGGCCCCCCCTGGCGGGGGAGCGTTGCTTGGGCTGCGGAGCCTTCTGCAGGGGACCAGCAAGCCCAAAGAGCCGGCCAGCT GTCTCCTGAAGGAAAAGGAGCGGAAGGCGACTCTGCCCTCAGCTCCCGTTCCGCCACCGGGCCTGGAAACGGCTGGCCCAGCCGATGCCCCGACTGGGGCGGTTGGTGGCGGTGGGTCCCCGCGGGGGCGCTCAGGGCCGGCGGCTGGCCCGAGTCTTTTTGCGCCGCTGCTGTGGGAACGCACTTTGCCTTTCGGCGACGTGGAGTACGTGGACCTGGACGCCTTCCTGCTGGAGCACGGGCTCCCGCCGAGCCCGCCGCCCCCCGGGGCCCTGTCGCCGGCACCCTCTCCGGCACGCACGCCCGCGCCCTCCCCGGGGCCCGGCTCTTGCGGCTCCTCTTCCCCCCGCTCGTCGCCGGGGCACGCCCCCGCGCGGGCTACGCTGGGAGCCGCCGGCGGCCACCGCGCAG GCTTGCCCTCTAGGGACACACCCAGTCCTGTGGACCCAGACTCCGTGGAGGTGCTAATGACCTTTGAACCTGATCCAGCTGACCTTGCCCTGTCAAGCATTCCAGGCCATGAGACTTTTGACCCTCGGAGACACCGCTTCTCAGAGGAGGAACTGAAGCCTCAGCCAATCATGAAGAAGGCAAGGAAAGTCCAGGTGCCTGAGGAACAGAAG GATGAGAAGTATTGGAGCCGGAGGTACAAGAACAATGAGGCAGCCAAGAGGTCTCGAGATGCACGAAGACTCAAAGAGAATCAGATATCAGTGCGGGCAGCTTTCCTGGAGAAGGAGAATGCCCTATTGCGGCAGGAGGTGGTGGCTGTGCGGCAGGAACTGTCGCATTACCGCGCTGTGCTTTCACGCTACCAGGCCCAGCATGGGACACTGTGA